gagtacaaaagcagggaaataATGCTGAATCTTaacaaagctctggttaggccacaactcaATTATtgcgttcagttctggtcaccacactttaggaagggtgtgaagagATTTTCCAGAATGATTTCAGGGACGATagagattttagctacaaggttaggtcggagaagctggggctgcgcTCCTCGGAGCAAAGGAGTTTGAGGGCAGATTTGATAGAATTGCTCAATATTGTGCCAGGTATGGATGAGGTGGAGAAGGAAAGGTTGGCCCCGTTTGTTGATCGTACAGGGGCTacggagcacagatttaaggtctgGGGCAAGTGATGCAGGGAGAGctgtgaggaggaacttttttctAATGCAGCGAGTGGCGTTCGATGTCCGCGAGGGCAGTGGAAGTGGGAGCAATCAATGATttcgaaaggaaattggatggtttCGTGAAGGAATTAAAGCTGCAGGGATAGAGCCagggaatgggacagtctgaATTGCTTAGAGAGCCGGCATcaactcgatgggctgaacgaTCTCTATCAGTGTCGTAAATGGCTTCCTGACTCTAAGAGTTAATGCACCCAACTGATTGACAGACCGTAAGAGCGACAGTTCTTCTGTGCAAGACAATTTTAGATTGAAAATGTTAATAGACAGCCATGCGCAATGTGATCTGAAACGAGTGAGAATTTTAACCTAATCTCACTACCAGTAATTAAATGAATATAAtatgagatgtgggcgtcgctagcaagaccaacatttgttacccgtccctgattgcccttgaactgcgCGGCTTGcaatcaagagtcaaccacattgctgatgtcttggtctggagtcacacgtaggccagaccaggtaagggtggcagatttctttccctaaaggacattagtataGCAGCTGCGTTTTTAGTGTCAGCCTATATTAGTTTCCTGGCCACTATTGCTggttttatattccaggtttgcCCACTGAATTCAATTATTCTGAACTGAATTCAGCTGTTTTCTGGGTTTGAACCCGCCTAATTTAGGCCGAGTCTCTAGATTATCAGTCCAGGGACATTAACAGTCCGCCACGGCCTCTCCCAAATAAGACCGTTCCACCAGCATAGCGCAGTTTTCGCACGACCGGTTTAGTTTTAAATtgtcctttaaagtttctgacATTacgattctgtttttttttcctctcagcCGGTCAATCCCGAGTTGCCGTCTTGCAGCACCCTCAGTCGGTAGACGCGACCGAAGGAGACTCGGTGACAATGTACTGTACCTATGGGGATGGGATGGTCCAGGTTCCTGTCGGGCAAGTCTCCTGGTCACGCGGCGCTTCGAGGGAAAACGCGACAGACCTGGAGGGGGACCTGCAGCTTGTGGGTCGACTGGAGAAGTCGAAACCCCGTGACTTTATCGAGAGGAAAATTTTCATAAAAATCTCCGACGTCAGGAGGCACGATTCCGCCACGTATTACTGCACAGTCAAGGCAATGGGTGGGGCAAGCAACATCGGGAACGGTACCAAACTCACAGTAAAACGTAAGCAGCAAACGAACTGAGAAGATTGCGAAACAAGTGCTTGTTCTGAATTGGTTAGCTTTCTGAAGGGTAAGGAGAGCGCGCAATAGGGAGGGCGCTGAGACGCGTAGAGGGGGCGAGTGACCTTGGAGGTACAGGTCCTCAGATCCCTGAAGGCGGCTGGACGGgta
The nucleotide sequence above comes from Carcharodon carcharias isolate sCarCar2 chromosome 19, sCarCar2.pri, whole genome shotgun sequence. Encoded proteins:
- the LOC121291923 gene encoding natural cytotoxicity triggering receptor 3-like; the protein is MPALNKIIAVNLMLLVLVYTGQSRVAVLQHPQSVDATEGDSVTMYCTYGDGMVQVPVGQVSWSRGASRENATDLEGDLQLVGRLEKSKPRDFIERKIFIKISDVRRHDSATYYCTVKAMGGASNIGNGTKLTVKRLLCGNEFLSPPATGLLVGKCVLIALLILFGVVVCLVKPKNPDCDKG